Proteins from a genomic interval of Caulobacter sp. NIBR1757:
- the pbpC gene encoding penicillin-binding protein 1C encodes MGRAERSSPVALDRNGSWLRALPVENGRWRIRADLSRTDKTFQRRVIRIEDQRFWLHPGVDPISLVRAVGSAAIRGRITSGASTLTMQTARLLEPRPRNIGSKLIEMVRAMQLEARLSKREILALYLTLAPYGGNLEGVRAASLSYFGHEPESLTNGEQALLIALPQAPEGRRPDRFPDTARRARDTVLGRMIRAGMITEAAGQEAETEALPRRSPFPSNAWHISGQLARAADQKTATVQSTIDAGLQARLEPLAAAYARGQGPEATAAILVVEIEGRAVRAVVGSAGLDRPGGWIDMTRAVRSPGSALKPFIYAMAFDDGKAAPDTRIQDVATRFKDYQPENFDRVFRGEVTASEALAHSLNVPAVAMMEKIGPRSFLGRLENVGVELVRPDTGRPDPGLAIALGGEGITLRDLAVLYCALGDEGLAKPLAFTQGDAARNSRSGGRRLVGAKAAADVLDILRDAPGPKGRIPSALTRGGPGLAFKTGTSYGFRDAVAAGVAGGYVIIVWTGRADGGARGGLTGREASLPLLFDVADLVGGERSAPPPIAPKAAPAGLQRLEKADAGPRLIFPPDRATVQVEAFGPGSRGLALAAGGEGLSWYIDGEPIPVEPVTGKPIWRPAAPGFYAVKVIDKAGREAKARVRIKGG; translated from the coding sequence ATGGGCCGCGCCGAACGCTCCTCGCCCGTCGCCCTCGACCGCAACGGCTCCTGGCTGCGAGCCCTCCCCGTCGAGAACGGCCGCTGGCGGATCCGGGCGGATCTGTCGCGCACCGACAAGACCTTCCAGCGGCGGGTGATCCGCATCGAGGACCAGCGGTTCTGGCTGCATCCCGGCGTCGATCCCATCTCGCTGGTGCGCGCCGTCGGCAGCGCAGCGATCCGGGGCCGCATTACCAGCGGCGCCTCGACCCTGACCATGCAGACGGCCCGGCTGCTGGAACCGCGGCCACGCAACATCGGCTCCAAGCTGATCGAGATGGTGCGGGCGATGCAGTTGGAGGCGCGGCTTTCCAAGCGGGAAATCCTCGCCCTCTACCTGACGCTCGCCCCCTATGGCGGCAACCTCGAGGGCGTGCGGGCCGCCTCGCTGAGCTATTTCGGCCATGAGCCCGAGAGCCTGACCAATGGCGAGCAGGCCCTGCTGATCGCCCTGCCCCAGGCGCCGGAAGGCCGCCGCCCCGACCGCTTCCCCGACACCGCCCGCCGGGCGCGGGACACGGTGCTGGGCCGGATGATCCGGGCGGGGATGATCACCGAAGCCGCCGGCCAAGAGGCCGAGACCGAGGCCTTGCCCCGCCGCAGCCCCTTCCCGTCCAACGCCTGGCACATCTCCGGACAGCTGGCTCGGGCGGCTGACCAGAAGACGGCGACCGTGCAATCGACCATCGACGCAGGCCTGCAGGCGCGGCTGGAGCCGCTGGCCGCGGCCTACGCGCGCGGTCAAGGGCCGGAGGCGACCGCCGCCATTCTGGTGGTCGAGATCGAGGGCCGGGCGGTGCGGGCCGTGGTCGGCTCGGCCGGGCTGGACCGGCCGGGCGGCTGGATCGACATGACCCGGGCGGTGCGCTCGCCCGGCTCGGCCCTGAAGCCCTTCATCTATGCGATGGCGTTCGATGACGGCAAGGCGGCGCCCGACACCCGCATCCAGGACGTCGCCACCCGGTTCAAGGACTATCAGCCGGAGAACTTCGACCGCGTCTTCCGGGGCGAGGTGACGGCGTCGGAGGCTCTGGCCCATTCGCTCAACGTCCCGGCCGTGGCGATGATGGAGAAGATCGGGCCGCGCAGTTTCCTGGGGCGGCTGGAGAATGTCGGCGTCGAGCTGGTGCGGCCCGACACCGGCCGACCGGACCCGGGCCTGGCCATCGCCCTGGGCGGCGAGGGCATCACCTTGCGCGACCTGGCGGTGCTCTACTGCGCGCTCGGCGACGAGGGACTGGCCAAGCCGCTGGCCTTCACGCAAGGCGACGCGGCGCGCAACAGCCGCTCCGGCGGGCGGCGTCTGGTCGGCGCCAAGGCGGCGGCGGACGTGCTCGACATCCTGCGCGACGCGCCTGGCCCCAAGGGCCGCATCCCCAGCGCCCTGACGCGCGGGGGGCCCGGCCTGGCCTTCAAGACCGGCACCTCCTACGGCTTCCGCGACGCCGTGGCGGCGGGGGTGGCCGGGGGCTATGTCATCATCGTCTGGACCGGCCGCGCCGATGGCGGGGCGCGGGGCGGGCTGACCGGACGGGAAGCCTCGCTGCCGCTGCTGTTCGACGTCGCAGATTTGGTAGGTGGAGAGCGCTCCGCCCCGCCGCCGATCGCGCCGAAGGCCGCGCCGGCAGGCCTGCAGAGACTGGAGAAGGCCGACGCCGGTCCGCGCCTGATCTTCCCGCCAGACAGGGCGACCGTGCAGGTCGAGGCCTTCGGGCCGGGCTCACGGGGCCTGGCCCTGGCGGCGGGCGGCGAGGGCCTGAGCTGGTACATCGACGGCGAGCCGATCCCGGTCGAACCGGTCACCGGCAAGCCGATCTGGCGCCCGGCCGCGCCGGGATTCTATGCCGTGAAGGTGATCGACAAGGCGGGCCGGGAGGCGAAGGCGCGGGTGCGAATCAAGGGGGGCTGA
- a CDS encoding macro domain-containing protein, translating into MRVVLAAMDEALAAAWEAAFAEFDEVQVHRGSILDVEVDALVSPANSFGFMDGGIDALYSEHFGWDLQLRLRRAILEQHAGELLIGQAAVVPTENDRHPWLIAAPTMRVPMALGRETVNPYLATRAALLLARDGRVGDGIKSLAFPGMGTGVGRVPSQLCARQMRAAVETVLRSPAKLPQSWAEASEDHQLLYTDRPTRLQY; encoded by the coding sequence GTGCGGGTCGTGCTGGCGGCAATGGACGAGGCCTTGGCCGCAGCCTGGGAAGCGGCGTTCGCGGAATTCGACGAAGTTCAGGTCCATCGCGGCTCGATTCTGGATGTCGAGGTCGATGCGCTGGTCAGTCCAGCCAACAGTTTCGGCTTCATGGACGGCGGGATCGACGCCCTCTACTCGGAACACTTCGGCTGGGATCTTCAGCTCCGCCTTCGCCGCGCCATTCTTGAGCAGCATGCGGGCGAACTGCTCATCGGTCAGGCCGCTGTGGTCCCGACGGAGAACGACCGCCACCCTTGGCTGATCGCAGCCCCGACCATGCGAGTGCCCATGGCGCTGGGGCGAGAGACTGTGAACCCCTATCTCGCCACCCGAGCGGCGCTGTTGCTGGCACGGGACGGGAGAGTGGGCGATGGCATCAAGTCGCTCGCCTTTCCGGGTATGGGGACCGGCGTCGGCCGGGTGCCGTCGCAGCTCTGCGCCCGTCAGATGAGGGCGGCCGTCGAAACGGTGTTGAGGTCGCCAGCGAAATTGCCGCAAAGCTGGGCCGAGGCCAGCGAGGATCACCAACTCCTCTATACCGACAGACCCACCCGCCTGCAGTACTGA
- a CDS encoding COQ9 family protein, protein MTAAAETTANTKDWASETEARILDEALPLCVHMGWTRPMTLAAGRKAGLTAGETDLLLPHGPRDLAALLSRRHDAVALAALPAPEGLKIRQRIRAAVEARLEAAASDREALRRWAGYLALPLNLPLALRLVWESADGLWRWAGDTATDENHYSKRAILSAILVSTTAIDLASGREAALAYLDARIQNVMDFEKWKAGLSAVDLAREVAGALATMRYGRS, encoded by the coding sequence ATGACCGCCGCCGCTGAAACGACCGCCAACACCAAAGATTGGGCCTCCGAAACCGAGGCCCGCATCCTCGACGAGGCCCTGCCCCTGTGCGTCCACATGGGCTGGACGCGGCCGATGACCCTGGCTGCCGGGCGCAAGGCGGGCCTGACCGCCGGCGAGACCGATCTGTTGCTGCCGCACGGGCCGCGCGACCTGGCCGCCCTGCTGTCGCGGCGCCATGACGCCGTGGCCCTGGCCGCCCTGCCGGCCCCGGAAGGCCTGAAGATTCGCCAGCGCATCCGGGCCGCCGTCGAGGCGCGGCTGGAAGCGGCGGCCTCTGATCGCGAGGCGCTGCGCCGCTGGGCCGGCTACCTGGCCCTGCCGCTCAACCTGCCGCTGGCCTTGCGGCTGGTCTGGGAGAGCGCCGACGGACTGTGGCGCTGGGCCGGCGATACGGCGACGGACGAGAATCACTATTCCAAGCGGGCCATCCTGTCGGCCATCCTGGTTTCGACGACGGCCATCGACCTGGCGTCGGGGCGAGAGGCGGCCCTGGCCTATCTCGACGCCCGTATCCAGAACGTCATGGACTTCGAAAAGTGGAAGGCGGGGCTGAGCGCCGTCGATCTGGCCCGGGAAGTGGCCGGCGCCCTGGCCACGATGCGCTATGGGCGGTCGTGA
- the rpsU gene encoding 30S ribosomal protein S21, which yields MVQIFVRDNNVDQALKALKKKMQREGSFREMKRHVHYEKPSEKRARQKAEAVRRARKLARKRAQREGLIAAPKKPPGR from the coding sequence CTGGTTCAGATTTTCGTCCGCGACAACAATGTCGACCAGGCGCTTAAGGCCCTGAAGAAGAAGATGCAGCGCGAAGGCTCGTTCCGCGAGATGAAGCGCCACGTCCACTATGAAAAGCCTTCGGAAAAGCGCGCTCGCCAAAAGGCCGAAGCCGTCCGTCGCGCCCGCAAGCTGGCTCGCAAGCGCGCCCAGCGTGAAGGCCTGATCGCCGCCCCGAAGAAGCCCCCGGGCCGGTAG